Genomic segment of Myxococcus stipitatus:
AAGGGCTTGTTGCCGTTGGTGTGGCAGCCCTCGCAGGCGGGCGCGAGCGCGAGGCGGACCGCGTCGTTGTCGTTCTCCGGCGCGCAGGTGCCGCCGCCTCCCGCGTCCGGTGGCCCGTCGTTCCGGTTCTGGTAGGAGCTGTCACCGAAGCACGCGCCCTGGCTGAGCGCGAGCACGGCCAGCACCAGGGCCCTCATCCTCCACTGGGGTGCGCGCATCACAGGCCCCTCCGCAGCTCGGACTGCTCGAAGAGATGGCGGATGAAGGGACGGAGCTTGCGCTCCCCCGCGACGAACTCCTTCGCGAGCTTGTCGATGAAGCCCTTCTCCGTGGCCGGGTTCAGCTCCCGGCCGATGAACATCGCGTAGACCTTCCGGGCCACACACCGGTCGAACTCACCGGAGCGCACCAGCAGCTTGCCGAAGCCCAGCGGGCCCATGGTGCCGTCGCCGTGCTCCCCCAAGAGCGTGTACGACTCCGGCATCGTGTCGAGCAGCACCGCCTCCGGGTTCTCCTTGAGCTGCTCCGGGGTGACGGGGGTGAGGACGGTGTTGGGCAGGAAGGCGTTCTTCCACCGCAGGCCCGGCGCGGTGCCGGTGTGCGGGTAGCGGCCGGATATCCATTCCGCGGTGACGCGCTGGTTGCCCATGCCGCCGATGAAGGGCCAGGGGACGTAGTAGCTGGGGAACGGCGTGAAGTCCCAGCGCTTGAAGGCGATGGCCGCGGGGTCCAGCGTCTTGTGGCAGTGCAGGCAGGTGCCACCCGTCGCCGGGTCTATCTCCAGCGGCGGGAAGTGCACGTCCGCGGGGGGCGGCGAGAAGTTCTGGCAGGCGAAGATCTCCAGGAAGCGCGCGGCCCGGACGCGTTCGCGGGGGAAGGAGGACATCGACCCCATCATGGTGAGGACGCCCGCCGCGGGCAGGCCCAGGGGCGCTTCCTTCGTCGTGCGCGGGTCGAAGCGGTAGGTGCGCTCCATGCTGCCGGAGCGGGACTTGTCGGCGGTGAGCGAGAGGTGGAACGGCTCCAGCTCCTCCACCACGAACTCGCGCCAGGCCTGCGGGTCGTTCGGCGTCGGGTGCAGCGGGTCTCGCGGGGCGCTGTCCGCGTCCGGCCGCCACCAGGTGGTGTTCTTGTCCACCACGTTGCTGCCCATCTGCCGGCCGAAGCGGATGTACAGCGCGCGCAGCCAGTTGGTTCCGACCGAGTAGTTGCCGACGACGAGGTCGGAGAGGGGGCGGTCGTGCCACGCGAGGTGCGCGAACAGGCGCGCGGGCTCCTCGTAGGGGTGGCGGCGCTGGCCGTTGAGGCTCCCGGTGCCCGAGGAATTCAGGCCGGCGAGCGGAGCGCACCACATGAGGTTGGGGCCACAGCCGCAGCCCTTCTGGATGCTCGGGTCGTAGTAGCCGCCGGAGGCGACACCACAGTCCAGCGTCTTCCCGGTGGTGGCGTCGACAATCTCCTTGATGTCGGAGCCCGCGAGGCCCAGCACCTGGACGGCGGTGCCCGGGGCCCACCAGGGCTCGACGGTGTTCACGGTCGGCACGGCGGGGTTGCCGGCCGCGTCCTTGTCGGCGCATTGCTGGCCCGGGTCCTTGTTCGGGCCGAACTCGTTCACCGAGTAGTACGCGCCCGGGTGCAGGGTGTTGTCGGCGCACCGATGCAGGTGGCCGGACATGTCGCCCTGGTAGGCATCCCCGCTGGCGCCCGTGGTGTAGGCGCCCACGGCAATCCACTCGTGGCCGAAGCGCAGCATGCGCTCGTAGAACTTCGGCGAGGCGAGCACCTCGTCGAGCGTCGAGCGGAGGAGCGCGGTCCGGGCCTCGGGAGTGGCGGCGGCGGCCATGGCTTCGTACTGCTCGAACGTCGGCGTCGACCCCGTGAGCCCGAGCACGATGCGGCGCAGCACGCGCGTGTCGCTCATCGCGTCCTTGGGCGGCTCTCCCGGTGTGGAGGGCTCGGGGCGAGGCTCACATTGCTGCGCATGCGCGTCGGGAACGACAGGCCCGGACAGCGCGAACAGCACGGCCGCGAGGGCCGCGCTCTTCTGGTGCAGGTGCCAGTGCATACATGCGACAATAGCAGCAATTGCAACGACAAAGCACGGGGAGTGATGTCTGTCATTCCGCGAGAATGCGGGGTGGACTCCCCTCTACACCTCTCGGACTCCGGTGCGGCGAGCCCCCTGGAGGAAGGGGGCTCGGGCTTGCCACTACTTGAAGCAGAGAGTGGTTGTCGTCAGCACATCGGTCCGCTTGACCAGCTCGACCGTCTTGCAGGACTCCCCGGGGCCACAGGCGTCATCGTTCGCGCAGCGGCGGTGGCACTGACGGTCGCCCTTCTCCTCCTGACAGGAGAGGTTCCCATCTCGGGAGGGAGGGCCACAGACCTGGCTGACGTAGCACTCCTCCTGGGCATCGGCGCACGCGTCGGTGAAGGAGCAGGCGGCAAGGGAGGACCGGGGGGCGTCGTCGCCACAGCCGGGGGTGAACAGGAGGCACAGCACGCTCAGCAGTCGCAGTCGCATCAGGACCCAGGGAGAAAGGGGTTCCCCTTTATACGCTGTCCGTGGGCGAAGCTGGCTCGGAGCGTGGGCTTTTCTTCGACAGTGGGTCTCCGTGATATGTCTTGGGCGCGACGGATGTCTGTCATTCCAGGGCCATGGGCGGAGAGAGTGACACGGCCGGTCGCGTCCGGCGGGAGGTCGACGGGCTGTATGCGAACGCTCCAGATTCCCACGAGGGTGCGGCGGACCGCGTCCAGTCTGGGGCCCGAGGGTGAGGGCTGGTTGGCGAGCCTGCCCGGCCGGGTCGCGCGACTCGAGGCGCGCTGGGCCATCACGGTCGGCGAAGTGCTTGAAGGTGGGAGCGCGGCCTTTGTCGCGAGGGTCCGGATGGTGTCCGGCGAGGGGGTCCTCAAGATTGCGCTTCCGGACCCACGGCTTCCGGCACAGGCCCGGGTTCTTGAGGTCGCGCGGGGGCATGGCTATGCGCGATTGCTCCAGGTCGACCTCGAGGAGCAGGCGCTCCTGCTCGAAGCCCTGGGCCCCACCCTGGAGCAGCTCGCGTTGCCCGTGGAGCGGCAGCTCGACATCCTCTGCGACATGCTGGTCCGCGCCTGGGAGGTCCCGACCTGGGAGCCTCGGACCCGGGAGGTGGCGGAAGCGAAGGCGCGAGAGCTGCACACGCTGGTGAGCCGGTTGTGGGCGCAGTGGGGGCATTCCTGTTCGACGCGGGTGTTCGACCAAGCGCTGCGCTTCATCGAGCACCGCGCCGCCAGGGCGGAACCAGGACGCATGGTGGTGGCTCATGGCGACCCGCATCCCGCGAACGCGCTTCGTGTCATGTCTCAGCGCGTCGGTTCGGGGCCTGGCTTTCTCTTCATCGACCCGGATGGGCTTCACGTCGAGCCCTCATATGACCTGGGTGTCGTCCTGCGCGATTGGTGTCCGGAGCTGCTCGCGGGAGAGGCCGCGTCGATGGCGCGGATGTACTGCCAGCGTCTCGCGCGCAATACCGGTGTCGACGCTCAGGCCATCTGGGAGTGGGGCTACGTCGAGCGCGTGTCGACGGGGCTCTACCTGTCGACGCTCGACAGGGAACTCGGGCGCCCCTTCCTCGAGACGGCCGAGCTCCTCCTCGATTGACGTTCGATGTCCGGGCTACGGGGCCGACGAAGCCGTCACCGGCTGGTGCGCGTCGAGCGCCATGTAGATTGCGAACCACGCCAGATACGTGCGCCACGCCGGGTCGCGCTGGTCGAGCAGGGAGCGTCGTGCCTGGCTCATTCGCCCGGGGGCATCGAAGGGCATCGGCGTGCCGCCGTTCGAGTGCAGCTGCGCCGCGAACCACAGCACATCCAACTGACCGGCATCGACCGGCGCATGCGTGCGCGCCATCAACGCGTCCGCGTGCTCCAGCGCCTTGCCCAGCCACCGCGCTGCCTGCGCCGGGTCCTGCCGGTCCACCGCGTTCTCCGCCAGCCGCATCTCCGCCAGCGTCACCGCGCGGATGTCTTCGTCCCGGTCCAGCTGGTCGAACTGGTCCAGGAACAGCGCCCGTCGCTGTTCGAGCGCCCGAGCGGCGGCGTCCAGTCTCCCGAGCCGCGTCTCCGCGTTCGCCCGCAGGCCCGAGGCGATGATGCGGTAGGTGCGCTGCACGTGCTCGGGCGTGGAGCGCGACCACTTCAGCGCCGCTCGCACCTCGGGTGTCGCCAGGTCTCGCTCCACCTGGTCCAGGTCCTCCAGCGTCCGCTGGGGCTGCCCCACCCCCAACGCCGCCGCACAGCGGGCCAGCCGCACCACCAGCCGGTTGCGCAGCCCTTCCTCATCACGAGGGCTCGCCTCCACGACGGGCATCTCCCGGTCATAGAGCGCCAGCGCGC
This window contains:
- a CDS encoding aminoglycoside phosphotransferase family protein; amino-acid sequence: MRTLQIPTRVRRTASSLGPEGEGWLASLPGRVARLEARWAITVGEVLEGGSAAFVARVRMVSGEGVLKIALPDPRLPAQARVLEVARGHGYARLLQVDLEEQALLLEALGPTLEQLALPVERQLDILCDMLVRAWEVPTWEPRTREVAEAKARELHTLVSRLWAQWGHSCSTRVFDQALRFIEHRAARAEPGRMVVAHGDPHPANALRVMSQRVGSGPGFLFIDPDGLHVEPSYDLGVVLRDWCPELLAGEAASMARMYCQRLARNTGVDAQAIWEWGYVERVSTGLYLSTLDRELGRPFLETAELLLD